The Vicinamibacterales bacterium genome has a segment encoding these proteins:
- a CDS encoding HD domain-containing phosphohydrolase, whose protein sequence is MRALPLPARLYIGATVAIGALLVVLLGPKSTFANPLLFTVLLLTSAVTSAFKVSLPLAKSGSTMSVSYAVDFAALMLLGPNETMLVAVTSAWSQCTFRMKVKNPVYRTLFSMACLAITVQAAGFAYEALGGVPGTLAHDVPGLARPLLGAATMYFVFNTCLIAVAVALATKQPFWTVWNQNFLWSAPSYFVGAGAAAIAVWAVMTSGVWLSLLAAPMLYLTYRTYKVYLGRIDDERRHVEEMADLHLATIEALALAIDAKDQTAQSHIRRVQVYATGIARGLGMSDTEIQGVKTAALLHDIGKLAVPEHILSKPGPLTQEEFQKIRVHPQVGAEIISAVPFPYPVAPLILSHHERWDGKGYPQGLKGEEIPLGARILSVVDYFDALTSDRPYHKAMTHDAALSLLQQEAGRALDPTVVAMFVKMEAEMAAAAGTIDTATPRRLSLEPTNERGRPAVGFQPESPKSSTVFEDIALAHREIYALYEIAQTMGTSLGVSDTMALISSKLANLVPFSSCALFLFDEEVDTLRCRFATGVEAEAIGTMTVRAGQGLTGWVARNRRPLVNARPSAEFEAAGLTAIATTLQSALVAPLVFSDRFIGTLAVYSTQSDFYTDDHRRLLDRVSEQASAVIHNSIVFEQTQEDSLTDPLTGLPNTRFMFMHLTRELARAERLKAEVALLVMDLDSFKEINDNHGHHVGDRALREVATVLRSAIRPYDICVRYAGDEFIVVLSGCGAEEADRKRLELQRTVDEVLFEARPGRRLPLAISVGAAIYPQDGDSYEALLATADSRMYRDKTRRKQRVQVQPAATGTDGLPAVSVPLPSPPQEITEIDIQRAGFGVL, encoded by the coding sequence ATGCGCGCCCTGCCGCTCCCTGCCCGGCTCTATATCGGCGCCACCGTCGCGATCGGCGCCTTGCTTGTGGTGTTGCTCGGGCCAAAGTCGACCTTCGCCAATCCGCTGCTGTTCACCGTCCTCCTCCTGACCTCGGCCGTCACCTCTGCATTCAAGGTCAGCCTGCCCCTCGCCAAGAGCGGCTCGACGATGTCGGTGTCATACGCCGTCGACTTCGCCGCGCTGATGCTGCTCGGGCCGAACGAAACGATGCTGGTGGCGGTCACGAGCGCGTGGAGCCAATGCACCTTCCGGATGAAGGTGAAGAACCCGGTCTACCGCACCCTGTTCAGCATGGCGTGCCTCGCCATCACCGTGCAGGCCGCCGGCTTTGCCTACGAGGCGCTCGGCGGCGTGCCCGGCACGCTCGCCCACGACGTCCCTGGACTCGCCAGGCCGCTCCTCGGCGCCGCGACGATGTACTTCGTGTTCAACACGTGCCTGATCGCGGTCGCCGTGGCGCTGGCCACCAAGCAGCCGTTCTGGACCGTGTGGAACCAGAATTTCCTGTGGAGCGCGCCCAGTTACTTTGTTGGCGCCGGCGCCGCCGCCATTGCCGTGTGGGCCGTGATGACGTCCGGCGTCTGGCTGTCGTTGCTGGCCGCCCCGATGCTCTACCTCACCTACCGCACCTACAAGGTGTACCTCGGGCGCATCGACGACGAACGCCGGCACGTCGAGGAGATGGCGGACCTGCACCTCGCCACGATCGAAGCCCTGGCGCTCGCCATCGACGCCAAGGACCAGACCGCGCAGTCGCACATCCGCCGCGTCCAGGTGTATGCCACGGGCATCGCCCGCGGCCTCGGCATGTCCGACACCGAAATCCAGGGCGTCAAGACCGCCGCCCTGCTGCACGACATCGGCAAGCTGGCCGTGCCCGAACACATCCTGTCGAAGCCGGGCCCGCTGACGCAGGAAGAATTCCAGAAGATCCGCGTGCATCCGCAGGTCGGCGCCGAGATCATCAGCGCCGTGCCGTTCCCGTACCCGGTGGCGCCCCTCATTCTCAGCCACCACGAACGCTGGGACGGCAAGGGCTACCCGCAGGGCCTCAAGGGTGAGGAGATCCCGCTCGGCGCGCGCATCCTGTCGGTGGTGGACTACTTCGACGCGCTGACCTCGGATCGGCCGTACCACAAGGCGATGACGCACGACGCGGCCCTCTCCCTGCTCCAGCAGGAAGCCGGGCGCGCGCTCGACCCCACCGTGGTGGCGATGTTCGTCAAGATGGAGGCGGAAATGGCGGCGGCGGCCGGCACCATCGACACCGCCACCCCTCGCCGCCTGTCGCTCGAGCCGACCAACGAGCGCGGACGCCCGGCCGTCGGCTTCCAGCCGGAATCGCCCAAGAGCAGCACGGTGTTCGAAGACATCGCGCTGGCGCACCGGGAAATCTACGCGCTCTACGAGATCGCGCAGACCATGGGCACCAGCCTGGGCGTCTCGGACACAATGGCGCTGATCTCGTCGAAGCTGGCGAACCTGGTGCCCTTCTCGTCGTGCGCGTTGTTCCTGTTCGACGAGGAAGTCGACACGCTGCGCTGCCGCTTCGCCACCGGCGTCGAAGCCGAGGCCATCGGCACCATGACCGTGCGCGCCGGCCAGGGCCTCACCGGCTGGGTCGCCCGCAACCGTCGTCCGCTGGTCAACGCCCGCCCAAGCGCGGAGTTCGAGGCGGCCGGTCTCACCGCGATCGCCACCACGCTGCAATCGGCGCTGGTCGCGCCGCTGGTCTTCAGCGACCGGTTCATCGGCACGCTGGCGGTGTACTCGACCCAATCCGACTTCTACACGGACGACCACCGCCGCCTGCTCGACCGCGTCAGCGAACAGGCCTCCGCGGTCATCCACAACTCGATCGTGTTCGAGCAGACCCAGGAAGACTCGCTGACCGACCCGCTCACCGGCCTGCCGAACACGCGTTTCATGTTCATGCACCTGACCCGCGAGCTGGCCCGCGCCGAGCGCCTCAAGGCCGAAGTGGCGCTGCTCGTGATGGACCTCGACAGCTTCAAGGAAATCAACGACAACCACGGCCACCACGTCGGCGACCGCGCCCTGCGGGAAGTGGCCACGGTGCTCCGCTCCGCGATTCGCCCCTACGACATCTGCGTGCGCTACGCCGGCGACGAATTCATCGTCGTCCTCTCGGGCTGCGGCGCGGAAGAAGCGGACCGCAAGCGGCTCGAGTTGCAGCGGACCGTGGACGAAGTGCTGTTCGAGGCGCGGCCCGGGCGCCGCCTGCCGCTGGCCATCAGCGTGGGCGCCGCCATCTATCCGCAGGACGGCGACAGCTACGAAGCGCTGCTGGCCACCGCCGACAGCCGCATGTATCGCGACAAGACGCGCCGCAAGCAGCGCGTGCAGGTCCAGCCGGCGGCCACCGGCACCGATGGCCTCCCGGCCGTGAGCGTCCCGCTGCCGTCGCCACCGCAGGAGATTACCGAGATCGACATTCAACGGGCGGGCTTCGGAGTACTGTAA
- a CDS encoding enoyl-ACP reductase, with amino-acid sequence MADFTGKVGLIVGVANHRSLAWAIAQATASAGAQLILTYQGRFEEHVEELAATLDPKPLVLPCDVQSDDEIAAVFTKIEQEFGGLDFLVHGAAFASRDEITGGFLKTSRDGFRQALDISAYSLIALTRGAQPLMAARGGGSVLTLTFLGSDRVFPNYNVMGVAKAALESSVRYLAADLGPQNIRVNAISAGPVKTLAAAGIGGFSSILGVVREKAPLRRAIETSEVGDAAAFLLSNAGRGITGEVMMVDAGFHILGM; translated from the coding sequence ATGGCAGACTTCACGGGCAAAGTTGGATTGATCGTCGGCGTCGCGAACCACCGCTCGCTGGCATGGGCCATCGCGCAGGCCACCGCGAGTGCGGGCGCGCAGCTGATCCTCACCTACCAGGGACGTTTCGAAGAACACGTCGAAGAACTGGCGGCCACGCTGGATCCGAAGCCGTTGGTGCTGCCCTGCGACGTCCAGAGTGACGACGAGATCGCGGCGGTGTTCACGAAGATCGAGCAGGAGTTCGGCGGGCTGGACTTCCTGGTGCACGGCGCCGCGTTCGCGTCGCGCGATGAGATCACCGGCGGGTTTTTGAAGACGTCGCGAGACGGCTTCAGGCAGGCCCTCGACATCAGCGCCTATTCGCTAATCGCGCTGACGCGCGGCGCGCAACCGCTGATGGCGGCGCGGGGTGGCGGCAGCGTGCTCACGCTCACGTTCCTTGGCAGCGATCGTGTGTTTCCCAACTACAACGTGATGGGTGTGGCCAAGGCCGCGCTCGAGTCGTCGGTGCGCTACCTGGCGGCCGACCTGGGCCCGCAGAACATCCGCGTGAACGCGATCTCGGCGGGACCGGTGAAGACGCTGGCCGCGGCGGGCATCGGCGGGTTCTCATCGATCCTCGGCGTCGTGCGCGAGAAGGCGCCCCTGCGGCGCGCGATCGAGACGTCAGAGGTGGGAGACGCCGCCGCGTTCCTGCTGAGCAACGCCGGACGCGGCATCACCGGTGAAGTGATGATGGTGGACGCCGGATTCCATATTCTCGGAATGTAG
- the argH gene encoding argininosuccinate lyase, with product MSQHLWSGRFDSAPDPAAFDFGVSFPFDRRLFEDDVTGSLAWAEALTRAGVLDAADATAIAGALTAILEQGRQDPSWVTGNDEDVHSFVERQLVARVGDAGRRLHTGRSRNEQVSVDLRLYLRRRIPLLQQKLRAAIAAFADQAERAGDALMPSYTHMRRAMPVLVSHFLLSHAAALRRDHHRLEIAREEANALPLGSGAIAGTGYAVDTEVLAARLGFARVVANSMDASSDRDFAVSFLHAVSLSMVHLSRIAEDFILMTGEEFGFFELADSSATGSSMMPQKKNPDPLELVRGKSGRVIGHLTGFLVTMKGLPTGYNKDLQEDKEPLFDSEDTLAVSLDATAAVIGKLTLHAERTGHAASGLLLATDVADYLVARGMPFRQAHEVVGAMVRTLLAQGRDFEALSLDEWRQSSSLFGDDVKGRVTAAASVRARKTPQSTNPDAVSAALADLRAWLARGTGL from the coding sequence ATGTCCCAGCACCTCTGGTCCGGCCGCTTCGATTCCGCTCCGGACCCTGCCGCGTTCGATTTCGGTGTGTCGTTTCCATTCGATCGCCGCCTCTTCGAAGACGACGTGACCGGTAGCCTCGCGTGGGCGGAGGCGCTGACACGCGCCGGCGTGCTCGACGCCGCCGACGCCACGGCGATTGCCGGCGCGCTCACGGCCATCCTCGAACAGGGGCGCCAGGATCCGTCGTGGGTCACGGGCAACGACGAGGACGTCCACAGTTTCGTGGAGCGGCAGTTGGTGGCGCGCGTGGGCGACGCCGGCCGCCGCCTGCACACCGGCCGCTCGCGCAACGAGCAGGTGTCGGTCGATCTGCGCCTCTACCTGCGGCGCCGGATTCCGTTGCTGCAGCAGAAGCTGCGCGCGGCGATCGCGGCGTTTGCGGACCAGGCCGAACGGGCCGGTGATGCGCTGATGCCGTCGTACACACACATGCGCCGCGCCATGCCGGTCCTGGTGTCGCACTTTCTCCTGAGCCACGCCGCTGCGCTCCGCCGCGATCATCATCGGCTCGAGATCGCGCGTGAAGAGGCGAACGCGCTGCCGCTCGGCTCCGGCGCGATCGCCGGCACCGGGTACGCCGTTGACACCGAGGTGCTGGCGGCGAGGCTCGGCTTCGCGCGCGTCGTGGCCAACAGCATGGACGCGTCGTCCGATCGCGATTTCGCGGTGAGCTTCCTGCACGCGGTGTCGCTGTCGATGGTGCACCTGTCGCGGATTGCGGAAGACTTCATCCTGATGACCGGCGAGGAATTCGGGTTCTTCGAGCTGGCCGATTCATCCGCCACGGGCAGCAGCATGATGCCGCAGAAGAAGAACCCCGATCCGCTCGAACTGGTGCGAGGCAAGTCGGGCCGCGTGATCGGCCATCTCACCGGGTTCCTGGTCACGATGAAGGGCCTGCCGACCGGCTACAACAAGGATCTGCAGGAAGACAAAGAGCCGCTATTCGACTCGGAAGACACGCTCGCCGTGTCGCTGGATGCCACCGCCGCCGTGATCGGCAAGCTGACCTTGCACGCCGAGCGGACCGGACATGCCGCGTCGGGACTGCTCCTTGCCACCGACGTCGCGGACTACCTGGTGGCGCGCGGCATGCCGTTCCGGCAGGCGCACGAGGTGGTTGGCGCGATGGTCAGGACGTTGCTCGCGCAAGGGCGCGACTTCGAGGCCCTGTCGCTGGATGAATGGCGGCAGTCGAGCAGCCTGTTTGGCGACGACGTGAAGGGGCGCGTGACGGCGGCGGCCTCGGTCCGCGCCAGGAAGACGCCACAATCCACCAATCCCGACGCCGTTTCGGCGGCCCTGGCCGACCTGCGCGCTTGGCTTGCCCGGGGCACGGGCCTCTGA
- the argB gene encoding acetylglutamate kinase produces the protein MRRPVVLKLGGELIEGPERLSAIGKVITRAAKKRPLIVVHGGGREIDAALAQVGIPKRQVDGLRVTDPETLEIVVSVLAGSINTRFVAAINAAGGRAVGLSGADAGVAPVKKAAPHKATSGDTVDLGMVGTPATAPAPELLALLCQAGYVPVIACISASKDGQLFNVNADTLAGSLAARVKAKRLVIAGATAGVLDKRGQTILRLNATHIAKLVTSGTANAGMVAKLTACEAALEGASSVVIIDGRDANRIAKAVALQKTTATSRIVK, from the coding sequence GTGAGGCGGCCGGTCGTGCTCAAGCTCGGCGGCGAGTTGATCGAAGGCCCCGAACGGTTGTCGGCCATCGGCAAGGTGATTACCCGGGCGGCGAAGAAGCGCCCGCTCATCGTCGTGCACGGCGGCGGCCGCGAGATCGACGCCGCCCTCGCGCAGGTCGGGATCCCGAAGCGCCAGGTTGATGGGCTGCGGGTCACCGATCCGGAAACGCTGGAGATTGTCGTCTCGGTGCTGGCGGGTTCGATCAACACGAGGTTCGTGGCGGCCATCAATGCCGCCGGCGGCCGCGCGGTCGGACTGTCGGGCGCGGATGCCGGCGTCGCGCCGGTGAAGAAGGCCGCGCCGCACAAGGCGACCAGCGGCGACACCGTTGACCTGGGCATGGTCGGAACCCCGGCCACGGCCCCGGCGCCGGAGTTGCTCGCGCTGCTCTGCCAGGCCGGGTATGTGCCGGTCATCGCCTGCATCAGCGCGTCGAAGGACGGCCAGTTGTTCAACGTCAACGCCGACACGCTCGCCGGCAGCCTGGCCGCGCGGGTCAAGGCCAAGCGCCTCGTGATCGCCGGCGCGACCGCGGGCGTGCTCGACAAGCGCGGGCAAACCATCCTGCGTCTCAATGCGACGCACATCGCCAAGCTGGTGACGTCGGGGACCGCCAATGCCGGGATGGTCGCCAAGCTGACCGCGTGCGAAGCCGCGCTCGAGGGCGCGAGCAGCGTGGTGATTATCGACGGGCGTGACGCCAACCGGATTGCCAAGGCCGTGGCGCTGCAGAAGACCACCGCCACCTCGAGGATCGTGAAATAG
- a CDS encoding FAD-binding oxidoreductase, with the protein MPSTAFTVRQVVHATSRTRIIRLDAGASPFAFTAGQAVMVGLHGSPLRKPYSIASAPWEVERTGIMQLLLQIDDGGALDPHLELAAPGTMLDVEGPFGSFGLPQGSVSDPLLFVAGGTGIAPLRSMLMERLSHANLPPIAIVYSARSPEAFAFRPELDALRDAGRVQVYFTVTRDDAGAWPGRRGRLDQDLLRAALPSTDAVCLICGPPQLVSDTKGLLEGIGVRTTRILTEEY; encoded by the coding sequence GTGCCTTCGACCGCATTCACGGTACGCCAAGTCGTTCACGCGACGTCCCGCACCCGCATCATCAGGCTCGACGCCGGCGCGTCGCCGTTCGCGTTCACCGCCGGCCAGGCGGTGATGGTGGGCCTCCACGGCTCGCCGTTGCGGAAACCCTACTCCATTGCCTCGGCGCCGTGGGAAGTCGAGCGGACCGGCATCATGCAGCTGCTGCTGCAAATCGACGACGGCGGCGCGCTGGATCCCCACCTTGAACTGGCCGCACCGGGCACCATGCTGGATGTCGAGGGCCCCTTCGGCAGCTTCGGACTGCCCCAGGGTTCCGTGTCCGACCCGTTGCTGTTTGTCGCGGGGGGCACCGGCATTGCCCCGTTGCGCTCGATGTTGATGGAACGGTTGTCGCACGCCAACCTGCCGCCGATTGCCATCGTCTACAGCGCCCGATCGCCGGAGGCCTTTGCCTTCCGGCCGGAGCTCGACGCGCTGCGGGACGCCGGGCGCGTGCAGGTCTACTTCACGGTCACCCGCGATGACGCGGGCGCCTGGCCGGGACGCCGGGGCCGCCTCGACCAGGATCTTCTGCGCGCGGCGTTGCCATCGACCGATGCGGTGTGCCTGATCTGCGGGCCGCCGCAGCTGGTCAGCGATACGAAAGGCTTGTTGGAGGGGATTGGCGTGAGGACCACCAGGATCCTCACGGAGGAGTACTAG
- a CDS encoding sigma-54 dependent transcriptional regulator, whose translation MDDLTFAARRASAGSHRAEPPDIETRFKTLVQSPLRAGILRFLAARPEEKFDAEHLMQTFGRMRLDVENCINELVEFGVLRRNPVDPPTYDAVRPEAEPVAKLLDTFLEGRAYLGIEEASPSVQRFREMIGRDEKMLAIFEWIRTAAKSDIAVLILGPTGSGKEVVARMIHELSRRGPENFQAVNCAALPDSLFESEIFGYEKGAFTGAHDRKPGRLELANAGTLFLDEVGDMSLMAQAKLLRVLEEHRFERLGGNKSIHVDFRLISATNRPLDMFVRESRFREDLYYRINAFAIRLPSLRERAVDIPVLANRFLARYCAANGLPLDAKLFSTEAQELLVSYHWPGNIRELESTVSRAALSAPGRSIRAADIEFLHGHAMARPEETSNRLPSLRDNERAHIIRVLEATEWNKLEAAKVLDISRGTLYRKIDEYGLEPAPGAGRRRGRS comes from the coding sequence GTGGATGACCTGACCTTCGCCGCGCGCCGGGCCAGCGCCGGCAGCCACCGGGCCGAACCGCCCGACATCGAGACGCGGTTCAAGACGCTGGTGCAGTCGCCGCTGCGCGCGGGCATCCTGCGCTTCCTCGCGGCGCGGCCCGAGGAGAAGTTCGACGCCGAGCACCTCATGCAGACCTTCGGGCGCATGCGGCTGGACGTCGAAAACTGCATCAACGAGCTGGTCGAGTTCGGCGTCCTCCGCCGCAACCCGGTCGATCCGCCCACCTACGACGCGGTCCGCCCCGAGGCGGAACCAGTCGCCAAGCTGCTCGACACCTTCCTCGAGGGGCGCGCCTACCTCGGCATCGAAGAGGCCTCGCCGTCGGTCCAGCGCTTCCGCGAGATGATCGGCCGCGACGAGAAGATGCTGGCCATCTTCGAGTGGATCCGCACCGCCGCCAAGTCCGACATCGCGGTGTTGATCCTCGGGCCCACCGGCTCCGGCAAGGAGGTGGTCGCGCGAATGATCCACGAACTGTCACGGCGCGGGCCCGAGAATTTCCAGGCGGTCAACTGCGCGGCGCTGCCCGACAGCCTGTTCGAGTCGGAAATCTTCGGCTACGAAAAAGGCGCCTTCACCGGCGCCCACGACCGCAAGCCCGGCCGGCTCGAGCTGGCCAACGCCGGCACGTTGTTCCTCGACGAAGTCGGCGACATGTCGTTGATGGCGCAGGCCAAGCTGCTGCGCGTGCTCGAAGAGCACCGGTTCGAGCGGCTGGGCGGCAACAAGTCAATCCACGTCGACTTTCGCCTGATCTCGGCCACCAACCGCCCGCTCGACATGTTCGTGCGCGAAAGCCGGTTCCGCGAGGACCTCTACTACCGCATCAACGCGTTCGCGATTCGCCTGCCGTCATTGCGGGAGCGCGCGGTTGACATTCCCGTGCTGGCCAACCGGTTCCTGGCTCGCTACTGCGCGGCCAACGGCCTGCCGCTCGACGCCAAGCTATTCTCGACCGAGGCGCAGGAGCTGCTGGTCTCGTATCACTGGCCCGGCAACATCCGCGAACTCGAGAGCACGGTGTCGCGCGCCGCGCTGTCGGCGCCAGGACGATCGATCCGCGCGGCCGACATCGAATTTCTCCACGGCCACGCCATGGCGCGCCCGGAAGAGACCTCCAACCGCCTTCCCTCGCTTCGCGATAACGAACGCGCACACATCATTCGCGTGCTCGAAGCCACCGAGTGGAACAAGCTCGAAGCCGCCAAGGTGCTGGACATCAGCCGCGGCACGCTCTACCGAAAGATCGACGAGTACGGCCTCGAGCCGGCACCCGGCGCGGGCCGGCGGCGCGGCCGAAGCTGA
- the argC gene encoding N-acetyl-gamma-glutamyl-phosphate reductase, whose protein sequence is MDTQVVNETEGDQRGQHAPIRVAVAGATGFAGQELIRLLARHPNVTITAATGSQSTSAPRRLPALARIWDGTVVPLDPTAIVGNADAVFLGLPEAASAEIAPVFLAAGLRVIDLSGAFRLRDATARARWYPATKAQPNGVAYGLTEFEFEAIRTASLLSNPGCYPTASLLGLLPLQQAGLLLSGADIVIDAKSGISGAGKAPSERTHFSENYGSVAAYNPFGHRHTPEMEQALGRNVTFVPHLVPLDRGILSSLYTRLAPGTTAAAVAAAFERAYAGAPFVRLTGEALPEIKHVAHTNFCDIGWKVDEAGGRVFVVSVIDNLVKGAAGQAIQNFNVMFGFDQKAGLL, encoded by the coding sequence ATGGACACACAGGTGGTGAACGAAACGGAAGGGGACCAGCGGGGCCAACATGCGCCCATCCGCGTCGCCGTGGCTGGGGCCACCGGCTTCGCCGGCCAGGAGTTGATCCGCCTGCTCGCCCGCCACCCGAACGTCACCATCACCGCGGCCACCGGCTCCCAGTCCACGAGCGCGCCCCGCCGCCTGCCCGCCCTGGCGCGGATCTGGGACGGCACCGTGGTGCCGCTCGACCCCACCGCCATCGTCGGCAATGCCGACGCGGTGTTCCTCGGACTGCCCGAAGCGGCCTCGGCCGAGATCGCGCCGGTGTTTCTCGCCGCGGGCCTGCGGGTAATCGACTTGTCGGGCGCATTCCGCCTCCGTGACGCGACCGCGCGCGCGCGTTGGTATCCGGCGACGAAAGCCCAGCCCAACGGCGTCGCCTACGGCCTGACCGAATTCGAGTTCGAGGCGATTCGCACGGCCTCGCTGCTGTCCAACCCGGGCTGCTACCCCACGGCGTCGTTGCTGGGGCTGCTGCCATTGCAGCAGGCGGGCCTGCTGCTGTCCGGCGCCGACATCGTTATCGACGCCAAGTCGGGGATTTCCGGGGCCGGCAAGGCGCCGTCCGAGCGCACGCACTTCTCGGAGAACTACGGCAGCGTCGCTGCCTACAACCCGTTCGGCCATCGGCACACGCCGGAGATGGAACAGGCGCTTGGCCGGAACGTGACGTTCGTGCCGCACCTGGTGCCGCTGGACCGCGGGATTCTGTCGAGCCTGTACACGCGGCTGGCGCCGGGCACGACCGCGGCGGCGGTGGCCGCTGCCTTCGAGCGCGCCTACGCCGGCGCGCCGTTTGTCCGGTTGACCGGCGAGGCGCTGCCGGAGATCAAGCACGTGGCCCACACCAACTTCTGCGATATCGGGTGGAAGGTGGACGAAGCCGGCGGCCGGGTATTCGTGGTCAGCGTGATCGACAACCTCGTGAAGGGCGCCGCGGGCCAGGCCATCCAGAACTTCAACGTGATGTTCGGGTTCGATCAGAAGGCAGGCCTGCTGTGA
- the argG gene encoding argininosuccinate synthase, with protein MKNIIVLAYSGGLRSSVAIPWLTDRHDAEVVAVTLDLGQSTDLAEIRDRALAAGAVRAHVIDARDEFARDYVWPTLRADALSEGRYPMATAISRPLIAKKLVELAHIEDASVVAHGSSGRAGPRLNQPLRSLDRGLRSIDCAAGVTAAQIAEYADRLGIFVPGPAADRIDDNLWGRTIGRPADDASQEAPEAVYKVTRGLAQAPDTPAVVEVAFERGAPTGINGVVMPPAELIESLSTIAGEHGIGRFDRVKNRADGTRSRVLYEAPAAAVLHQARRELERLRSSESLNRFSPSVATAYAEVLGRGEWFGRLRPGLDAFVSATQEGVTGSVRVKLFKGDSRVVGRTLNPVEPV; from the coding sequence GTGAAGAACATCATCGTCCTGGCGTATTCGGGAGGCCTCCGATCGTCGGTGGCCATTCCGTGGCTGACGGATCGTCATGACGCGGAGGTCGTCGCGGTGACGCTCGACCTCGGGCAGTCCACCGATCTGGCCGAGATTCGCGATCGGGCGCTGGCGGCCGGCGCGGTGCGCGCCCACGTGATTGACGCCCGCGACGAGTTTGCCCGCGACTACGTGTGGCCCACGCTCAGGGCCGACGCGCTGTCGGAGGGCCGCTACCCGATGGCCACGGCCATCTCGCGGCCGTTGATCGCGAAGAAGCTCGTGGAACTGGCGCACATCGAAGACGCCTCGGTGGTGGCCCACGGATCATCGGGGCGTGCCGGCCCCCGCCTCAACCAGCCCCTGCGGTCGCTCGATCGCGGGCTGCGCTCGATCGACTGTGCTGCTGGGGTGACCGCCGCGCAAATCGCCGAGTACGCTGACCGCCTGGGCATCTTCGTGCCGGGGCCTGCGGCGGATCGGATTGACGACAACCTCTGGGGCCGAACGATTGGGCGCCCGGCCGACGACGCCTCGCAGGAGGCGCCAGAGGCGGTGTACAAGGTGACGCGCGGATTGGCGCAGGCGCCCGACACTCCCGCAGTAGTGGAAGTCGCCTTCGAGCGCGGCGCGCCAACCGGCATCAACGGCGTGGTGATGCCGCCGGCGGAGCTGATCGAGAGCCTGTCGACGATTGCCGGCGAACACGGCATCGGGCGATTCGACCGGGTGAAGAACCGCGCCGACGGGACGCGATCGCGAGTGCTGTATGAAGCGCCGGCCGCCGCCGTGCTTCATCAGGCCCGGCGCGAGCTCGAGCGTCTGCGTTCGTCGGAGAGCCTCAACCGCTTCTCGCCGTCGGTGGCGACGGCTTACGCGGAGGTGCTCGGCCGCGGCGAGTGGTTCGGCCGCCTCCGCCCAGGCCTGGACGCCTTCGTGTCGGCGACCCAGGAGGGCGTGACCGGGTCGGTCCGTGTGAAACTATTCAAGGGCGACAGCCGGGTGGTCGGCCGGACGCTGAATCCGGTTGAACCTGTCTGA